The following DNA comes from Oreochromis niloticus isolate F11D_XX linkage group LG23, O_niloticus_UMD_NMBU, whole genome shotgun sequence.
tttttgtaaagcactttgagtgctcagagtagaaagtGTTATATAATAACCATtccatttgtcattttttaccttttatagtctttatatattttttaaattatgtatatttgtgtcAATTTAGTGtaaatttttttattacaaaaatCCTAAATACAtactatataaaaatataaaatttaaaattcaattaatattttaaaaacatttatttatttataatcatatatattttctatttttatgcaTTTCTGGGTGACATTCATGCATAcacatgtattttatttttcactgttaTTGACAACACAAATACTTTAATTTGGTTCCTGACGTGTCCAGGCGATGTGCGGCGGATGTCACATGGTGGTGCTGGCTCGGCCGAGGGCCCGGGGGGCCGGTGAGATCACGCTGGAGGACAACGATGTGACGGAAGATTTCCTGGAGAAACCATACGTGGAGCTGCAGGGTAACACAGTTGACTCATCTACGCTGCAGAGGAGCCTCTCAGCCCGGGTTCGCAGGAGGGAGAGGGTGGGTATGAGGACAATGAACGTGACActttttagaatagaatagaacagaatagaattcaactttattgtcattgcacatgcacaggtacagggcaacgaaatgtaTAGTTTATCTGCAGATAACAGTTCATTTCTAAAGAAGCTAATGGGTTAATATCGCTCATTGGCTAAACCCTCTGATTCAGGAGCGATCTCCAGACCAGTTTGGCACCATGTTCCGCACACTGCCCGCCATGACACCGGGTAACCTCCTCCCGCCACTGACCGTCTCCAGCCAGACCATACCACCACGACTGGCCCCACCTGAGGTGATCCACGGAAAGGTGCTCAATGGCACTTACCAACACAGGAACGAGGGGTCGATCCACCAGGGTACCTACTTCACCTGCACCGCCATTGCCTCATCCTCTTCCTGTTACATAAAATTTTTGTACAATattatttgcatttttgttagaatttggggggggggttgttgtctttttttttttgtgtcctTGAGTCACATCTCTGATAAATCATATCCCTTTGGCTTCCTCAAGATCCCTTATCATTTTTATGAAAACAGACACCTGTACAGTATATGTCTCTAAGACCCAGAAGCACTAAGATGAAGTTGAGAAAAATGAGAATGTGAGCTCTGTATTTTTGACATTTGACAATTGGTGTTCATGTCGTTCATGCCCTTTCCCTGAAAGATAAATGAGTTTCTCTTGATCTCAGGGTTTTCTGCAGATTTTAAATCTGTAAATAAAGAGGTCACATTCTCAAAATCTTGATTTTCTTAAAAATCTTACGTATTTGTTCATCTTTGTCACTATGTGATATTACCTGTATCTGGAAAGCTGCTGCTGAAGATAATGCTGTCCTGATTTCAGAGCTGGCAGGTGGGGAGACAGACAGTGTTGTAGAAAGTCTGACAGACACTGACAGCGTGAGAGGTCTTGGAGAAACCAGAGACTTCCTGAACATGGTAAGAGATCAATGAGATCATCTTAAATGTTgctcagaaaaaaagacaaatataacATTTTGCTGCTGATTTGATCGCTGCTCCTTCCTGACAGACTCATGTGATGAAGATAGACCCCAGTGATAAAACACTCACGCTGTCTCCAGTTCAAAAGGTAACTCAAACTCTTGCTTTGTGTGCCATGTCCTTTGATGTATCTGCATGTCTCTTCCTCTCTAATGCATGCCTCTTTTTTTCCATCCTTTTCTTGCTTTCTTGCACCGAGGatagaggaagggtaagaatgGTAAGGCTATAAAAGAACAGGGtcaaagaaagcagagaaagCTCTCAGAGCAGAGCAGTTTCTCTTCCACTTCGCTGTCTTGTAAGAGTGAGGCTGCCTCTTCTCTCCGGGCGTTACCCACTGAGCTCCTGAGGAGTCGTAGCACTCGTACTCAGGGCCCGCAGAGGCCCCAGAGACATCAGAAAAGCAACCAGAACAAGGCGAATCTGATCTTGGCTGTAGAGGAGTTGCAGGAGAAGCCCAGTACAAACAAACCTACAAGCATCAGGGACATAAATAAGGCAGCATCCAAAGAACAACAAATGCAAGTTCACAGTAAAAGCCAGGTGATAGGGGTTCGCAGGAAGCTGGCAGCAGACTCAAAACAAAGTCCAGAAATTATGAAGAAAAGATTAGATTTCAACTCTAAATCTGCTAAAGTTGAGAAAGTGGAGTCTAAGCCTGTGAGGGTTAAAGGCACACCCACAGGAATCAGTTCGCCAGGTAAACTCAGTCATACAGACTCAGCAAGCTTTCACCTGAGTGACACTTTGGATGAAGAGAGCATAGTGGGCTCTCAGCAGGTTTCTGAGGTGAAAAAAACTCCCAAAtctaaagagaagaaaacagatttgtctaagaaaaacaagaatgaaaaaaacatgaaagacgCTCAAATCAAAAGAGGGTCAGAGGTTCAGAAAAAGTCAACAGATCTCAGcctggttgttggagctgcttCACTCGCCGCAGGAGCAGCTTTGATCCAAGCTGGAAGACGATTAAGCTCCACATCCCTTTCTGAGAACAGCTGTGCTGTACTTAAAGAGAGTGTGACTAAATCACTGAGTGAGGAATCTGAATCTTACGCTGCCAATTTTAGCCACAAATCTGCTGTCAGCATCAACATCATACCCGCACCTGAAAGTCCTGAAATGAGGACAATCTCAGATCAAAGTGAACAGATGGACTCTGCCGCAatcaaagaggaagaggaggataaTGAGGAAGCGGTTGAAGAGGAAGAAGGGCAGACAGATGCAGAAGTAagcgaggaagaggaggatgttagtCACATTATTAAGAAAGTGGCAGAGAACGCTGAGGAtgaaaaagagagtgacacTCTTCAATCTGGAGAGAAGTCAGACAGCGATgtagatgaggaggaggatgagagcAATGTTGTGgtagaagatgaagaagaggaggaggaaaagagtGGAGTAacagaaagtgaaagcaaagcagagactgaagagaaagacagaaacgGAGGGGTTGTAGAAGAAGAGGAGGCGGAGGAAGAGGAAAGTGAGGAAGGGTCAAGTCACGAAACAGAGAGCAAACGTGGAGATACTGAAAGTGACTTGGAAGAAGGGGACGAGGAAGAAGAAGGGAGTTTGGAGAGTGagggtgaagaagaggaggtTGAAAGTGAGTCTGTGAGGTCTtcagagagagaagaaagtgaggaagagagggagaccgaagaaggagaagatgaaaaagaggaggaagaaaagggTAGTGCTGAAGAAGTAGAAGAGAGTAGTGAAGAGGAAAACAGTGAAattgaggaagaagaggaggaggaacaaagtggggaaaaggaggaagagacagaggatgaggaggaggaagaagaaaaagaagaggatgAACAAAGtgaggaaaaggaggaagagacagaggatgaagaggaggcagaagaaaaagaagaggaagaaagtgaggaaaaggaggaagagacagaggatgaggaggaggaagaagaagaaggagaagaggaggaagaaagtgAGGAAAAGGAGGCTGAAGCGGAAGATGAGGAGGACCAGagtgaggaagaagaagaacaggaagaagaagaagaggaagagaaggaagatgaagaagaagaagaagaagaggagaaggcTGTCAAAAAGAAAAGGTCTGCTGAAGTGAAAAGAATAAGTGCTAAATCAGCAACTAGAAGCAAACTAAGGTTAGGAGTCAAAGGTCAGGCGGCAGGTGAGTCAGAGGAGTTCTGGGATGATGTTTTACCTCAATACCTCAATCTGAAATAATAAGAGCCCTTATATCAATCAACGTGTCTATTGATTTATTGAATAACAGGAAAAGGGCACGATCA
Coding sequences within:
- the rpgrb gene encoding retinitis pigmentosa GTPase regulator b isoform X1 → MAGEAEDDIPESGAVFTFGKSKFADNIPSKFWLKNDIPLRIACGDEHTALITENGKLFMFGSNNWGQLGLGSKVTVNKPTCVKALKSEKVQLVACGRNHTLICTAKGKVYASGGNSEGQLGLGDCEERTSFKRLDFFDSQGPIKMLAAGSNTSAALTVSGKLFMWGDNTEGQIGLGKESQVSSPQEVSVGQPISWVSCGYYHSALVTVDGALYTFGERDSGKLGLGTHQLPGHRVPQLVKSIKEPVRQVACGGGHTVALAEGNVYTFGLGQFGQLGHGTFIFESRVPRLVEHFKKGRACQVVCGENHTAVITEDGLLYTFGDGRHGKLGLGEENFTNQFKPTLCLRFLKYNVQGAMCGGCHMVVLARPRARGAGEITLEDNDVTEDFLEKPYVELQGNTVDSSTLQRSLSARVRRRERERSPDQFGTMFRTLPAMTPGNLLPPLTVSSQTIPPRLAPPEVIHGKVLNGTYQHRNEGSIHQELAGGETDSVVESLTDTDSVRGLGETRDFLNMTHVMKIDPSDKTLTLSPVQKRKGKNGKAIKEQGQRKQRKLSEQSSFSSTSLSCKSEAASSLRALPTELLRSRSTRTQGPQRPQRHQKSNQNKANLILAVEELQEKPSTNKPTSIRDINKAASKEQQMQVHSKSQVIGVRRKLAADSKQSPEIMKKRLDFNSKSAKVEKVESKPVRVKGTPTGISSPGKLSHTDSASFHLSDTLDEESIVGSQQVSEVKKTPKSKEKKTDLSKKNKNEKNMKDAQIKRGSEVQKKSTDLSLVVGAASLAAGAALIQAGRRLSSTSLSENSCAVLKESVTKSLSEESESYAANFSHKSAVSINIIPAPESPEMRTISDQSEQMDSAAIKEEEEDNEEAVEEEEGQTDAEVSEEEEDVSHIIKKVAENAEDEKESDTLQSGEKSDSDVDEEEDESNVVVEDEEEEEEKSGVTESESKAETEEKDRNGGVVEEEEAEEEESEEGSSHETESKRGDTESDLEEGDEEEEGSLESEGEEEEVESESVRSSEREESEEERETEEGEDEKEEEEKGSAEEVEESSEEENSEIEEEEEEEQSGEKEEETEDEEEEEEKEEDEQSEEKEEETEDEEEAEEKEEEESEEKEEETEDEEEEEEEGEEEEESEEKEAEAEDEEDQSEEEEEQEEEEEEEKEDEEEEEEEEKAVKKKRSAEVKRISAKSATRSKLRLGVKGQAAGESEEFWDDVLPQYLNLK
- the rpgrb gene encoding retinitis pigmentosa GTPase regulator b isoform X3: MAGEAEDDIPESGAVFTFGKSKFADNIPSKFWLKNDIPLRIACGDEHTALITENGKLFMFGSNNWGQLGLGSKVTVNKPTCVKALKSEKVQLVACGRNHTLICTAKGKVYASGGNSEGQLGLGDCEERTSFKRLDFFDSQGPIKMLAAGSNTSAALTVSGKLFMWGDNTEGQIGLGKESQVSSPQEVSVGQPISWVSCGYYHSALVTVDGALYTFGERDSGKLGLGTHQLPGHRVPQLVKSIKEPVRQVACGGGHTVALAEGNVYTFGLGQFGQLGHGTFIFESRVPRLVEHFKKGRACQVVCGENHTAVITEDGLLYTFGDGRHGKLGLGEENFTNQFKPTLCLRFLKYNVQGAMCGGCHMVVLARPRARGAGEITLEDNDVTEDFLEKPYVELQGNTVDSSTLQRSLSARVRRRERERSPDQFGTMFRTLPAMTPGNLLPPLTVSSQTIPPRLAPPEVIHGKVLNGTYQHRNEGSIHQELAGGETDSVVESLTDTDSVRGLGETRDFLNMTHVMKIDPSDKTLTLSPVQKRKGKNGKAIKEQGQRKQRKLSEQSSFSSTSLSCKSEAASSLRALPTELLRSRSTRTQGPQRPQRHQKSNQNKANLILAVEELQEKPSTNKPTSIRDINKAASKEQQMQVHSKSQVIGVRRKLAADSKQSPEIMKKRLDFNSKSAKVEKVESKPVRVKGTPTGISSPGKLSHTDSASFHLSDTLDEESIVGSQQVSEVKKTPKSKEKKTDLSKKNKNEKNMKDAQIKRGSEVQKKSTDLSLVVGAASLAAGAALIQAGRRLSSTSLSENSCAVLKESVTKSLSEESESYAANFSHKSAVSINIIPAPESPEMRTISDQSEQMDSAAIKEEEEDNEEAVEEEEGQTDAEVSEEEEDVSHIIKKVAENAEDEKESDTLQSGEKSDSDVDEEEDESNVVVEDEEEEEEKSGVTESESKAETEEKDRNGGVVEEEEAEEEESEEGSSHETESKRGDTESDLEEGDEEEEGSLESEGEEEEVESESVRSSEREESEEERETEEGEDEKEEEEKGSAEEVEESSEEENSEIEEEEEEEQSGEKEEETEDEEEEEEKEEDEQSEEKEEETEDEEEAEEKEEEESEEKEEETEDEEEEEEEGEEEEESEEKEAEAEDEEDQSEEEEEQEEEEEEEKEDEEEEEEEEKAVKKKRSAEVKRISAKSATRSKLRLGVKGQAAGLDKRVC
- the rpgrb gene encoding retinitis pigmentosa GTPase regulator b isoform X2 codes for the protein MAGEAEDDIPESGAVFTFGKSKFADNIPSKFWLKNDIPLRIACGDEHTALITENGKLFMFGSNNWGQLGLGSKVTVNKPTCVKALKSEKVQLVACGRNHTLICTAKGKVYASGGNSEGQLGLGDCEERTSFKRLDFFDSQGPIKMLAAGSNTSAALTVSGKLFMWGDNTEGQIGLGKESQVSSPQEVSVGQPISWVSCGYYHSALVTVDGALYTFGERDSGKLGLGTHQLPGHRVPQLVKSIKEPVRQVACGGGHTVALAEGNVYTFGLGQFGQLGHGTFIFESRVPRLVEHFKKGRACQVVCGENHTAVITEDGLLYTFGDGRHGKLGLGEENFTNQFKPTLCLRFLKYNVQGAMCGGCHMVVLARPRARGAGEITLEDNDVTEDFLEKPYVELQGNTVDSSTLQRSLSARVRRRERERSPDQFGTMFRTLPAMTPGNLLPPLTVSSQTIPPRLAPPEVIHGKVLNGTYQHRNEGSIHQELAGGETDSVVESLTDTDSVRGLGETRDFLNMTHVMKIDPSDKTLTLSPVQKRKGKNGKAIKEQGQRKQRKLSEQSSFSSTSLSCKSEAASSLRALPTELLRSRSTRTQGPQRPQRHQKSNQNKANLILAVEELQEKPSTNKPTSIRDINKAASKEQQMQVHSKSQVIGVRRKLAADSKQSPEIMKKRLDFNSKSAKVEKVESKPVRVKGTPTGISSPGKLSHTDSASFHLSDTLDEESIVGSQQVSEVKKTPKSKEKKTDLSKKNKNEKNMKDAQIKRGSEVQKKSTDLSLVVGAASLAAGAALIQAGRRLSSTSLSENSCAVLKESVTKSLSEESESYAANFSHKSAVSINIIPAPESPEMRTISDQSEQMDSAAIKEEEEDNEEAVEEEEGQTDAEVSEEEEDVSHIIKKVAENAEDEKESDTLQSGEKSDSDVDEEEDESNVVVEDEEEEEEKSGVTESESKAETEEKDRNGGVVEEEEAEEEESEEGSSHETESKRGDTESDLEEGDEEEEGSLESEGEEEEVESESVRSSEREESEEERETEEGEDEKEEEEKGSAEEVEESSEEENSEIEEEEEEEQSGEKEEETEDEEEEEEKEEDEQSEEKEEETEDEEEAEEKEEEESEEKEEETEDEEEEEEEGEEEEESEEKEAEAEDEEDQSEEEEEQEEEEEEEKEDEEEEEEEEKAVKKKRSAEVKRISAKSATRSKLRLGVKGQAAERHCAPSNIKPI